The proteins below come from a single Sorghum bicolor cultivar BTx623 chromosome 4, Sorghum_bicolor_NCBIv3, whole genome shotgun sequence genomic window:
- the LOC8059038 gene encoding uncharacterized protein LOC8059038: MSISKSLCSPNSSPDSTPPRRRPPHRATARSRGLRPPHRATARTTTASAPPRSPAPSRPPPAPPRDRDSAPPRDRPHHRTTARTTAASAPPRTPPHRAVARTTTASAPPRPPPAPPHDRDSAGSRKDRHPARPRKQGQTDSAKNTPGLSSTASTGIESNEPTDPAWKYCTMPDVNKKGSLQCTFCSGIYHGGITRIKYHLGKVPKSNVAKCKKVPSDVQHEILEVLAIKSDNKQKKAEEKEEDRSVVDLSHSEGEEHSDAEGNSVIVVKKMSSKGHSGPIDKFCRLTTEEIVAARKGKGVLSEKVQSKISTEKREEKRDRACEYICNFFYDASIPHNVTTLPSFELMLEAIGDFGRGLRGPTPYEMSGKFLQKRKRKVQELVKAHKESWELHGCSVMTDAWTDKRGRGVMNLVVHNAYGVYFLDSVDCSAVKKDGRYIFELVDKCIEEIGVQNVVQVVTDNARPNEAAVSLLRAKHPSIFWNGCAAHTIDLMLEDIGKMPRVAATISKAKCLTVFLYAHTRVLDLMRKYLSRDLVRCGVTRFATAYLNLKSMLENKKQLQRLFREDELHELGYLKSAKGKKAEKVAKSKTFWRDVETAVIYFEPLAHVLRRMDSDVPAMGFLYGYLQEAKNEISKRFNNDRRKFEEVFQFIDKRWDSKLKTPLHRGGYYLNPFYYYQNKVAIEDNETFRDGVITCITKLVPDIETQDKIIEELQKFQDAEGSFGKEIAKRQCKNIHFNLACERCWSSFEQVHTKRRNRLLHDRMRDLVFVKFNSKLRQKKDNKDRDPLEKPVSDVLEDEDNEWITGVEQTEIEEDEEGGIGGTSQEVVAAPPPRKRGNQSRKRKRLIPTGDDELSASSSDGENDTMMHSDSISVSDEEMQ, from the exons ATGAGTATCTCAAAG TCACTCTGCTCCCCCAACTCCTCCCCCGACTCCACCCCACCGCGGCGGCGCCCGCCCCACCGCGCGACCGCCCGCTCCCGCGGCCTCCGCCCGCCCCACCGCGCGACCGCCCGCACCACGACGGCCTCCGCGCCACCGCGGTCGCCCGCACCATCGCGGCCTCCGCCCGCCCCACCGCGCGATAGAGACTCCGCCCCACCGCGCGACCGCCCGCACCACCGCACGACCGCCCGCACCACCGCGGCCTCCGCGCCACCGCGGACTCCGCCCCACCGCGCGGTCGCCCGCACCACCACGGCCTCCGCCCCACCGCGGCCTCCGCCCGCCCCACCGCACGACCGCGACTCTGCCGGATCGAGGAAGGATCGCCACCCAGCGCGACCGAGGAAGCAGGGCCAGACTGACTCCGCCAAGAATACCCCAG GCTTATCTAGCACTGCATCCACGGGCATTGAATCAAATGAACCAACTGACCCagcttggaagtactgcacaatgCCAGATGTGAACAAGAAAGGTTCTCTCCAGTGCACCTTCTGTAGCGGCATCTATCATGGTGGAATAACAAGAATCAAGTACCACCTTGGTAAAGTTCCTAAATCCAATGTTGCAAAGTGTAAAAAAGTTCCATCTGATGTGCAACACGAAATCCTTGAAGTGCTGGCCATAAAGTCAGATAACAAGCAAAAGAAGGCTGAAGAGAAAGAAGAAGATAGATCTGTAGTTGATTTGAGTCATTCTGAAGGAGAGGAACACAGTGATGCTGAAGGAAATTCAGTTATTGTGGTGAAGAAGATGAGTAGCAAAGGTCATTCAGGTCCTATTGATAAATTCTGTAGACTAACAACAGAAGAAATAGTGGCTGCAAGGAAGGGCAAAGGTGTTCTTTCTGAGAAGGTTCAATCCAAGATATCAACtgaaaaaagagaagagaagagggacAGAGCATGTGAGTACatctgtaattttttttatgatgctagcatcCCACACAATGTGACGACACTTCCAAGCTTTGAGCTCATGCTTGAGGCTATTGGAGACTTTGGCAGGGGCTTGAGAGGTCCAACTCCATATGAGATGAGTGGGAAATTCTTGCAAAAAAGGAAGAGGAAAGTGCAAGAATTAGTAAAGGCTCACAAAGAGTCTTGGGAGCTACATGGATGCTCAGTTATGACTGATGCTTGGACAGATAAGAGAGGTAGAGGTGTGATGAACTTGGTAGTTCACAATGCATATGGTGTTTATTTTCTTGATTCTGTGGATTGCTCAGCTGTGAAGAAAGATGGCAGATACATTTTTGAGTTGGTTGATAAGTGTATTGAGGAAATAGGGGTGCAAAATGTAGTTCAAGTTGTGACTGACAATGCAAGACCAAATGAGGCAGCGGTTAGTTTGTTGAGAGCAAAGCACCCCTCTATTTTCTGGAATGGTTGTGCAGCCCATACCATTGATTTAATGTTGGAAGATATAGGAAAGATGCCCAGAGTTGCTGCAACAATTAGCAAAGCAAAGTGCTTGACTGTTTTTCTTTATGCCCATACTAGAGTTTTGGACCTGATGAGGAAGTACCTTTCTAGAGATTTGGTGAGGTGTGGTGTTACAAGGTTTGCTACAGCTTATCTCAACTTGAAAAGCATGCTAGAAAACAAGAAGCAATTGCAAAGGCTTTTTAGGGAGGATGAGCTCCATGAACTAGGCTACCTAAAGAGTGCCaaagggaagaaagcagagaagGTTGCCAAATCTAAAACTTTCTGGAGAGATGTTGAGACTGCTGTTATTTACTTTGAGCCATTAGCTCATGTCTTGAGGAGAATGGACAGTGATGTGCCAGCAATGGGTTTCTTATATGGGTATCTACAGGAGGCTAAGAATGAGATCTCTAAGAGGTTCAATAATGACAGGAGAAAGTTCGAGGAAGTTTTTCAGTTCATTGACAAGAGGTGGGACAGTAAGCTGAAAACTCCTTTGCATAGGGGTGGTTACTACCTCAACCCTTTCTACTATTATCAAAACAAGGTGGCTATAGAGGACAATGAAACATTTAGAGATGGTGTCATAACTTGCATTACAAAGCTTGTTCCAGATATAGAGACTCAGGACAAGATTATTGAAGAGCTTCAAAAGTTCCAAGATGCTGAAGGATCCTTTGGCAAAGAAATTGCTAAAAGGCAGTgcaaaaatattcattttaatctTG CTTGTGAGAGATGCTGGAGTTCATTTGAACAA GTCCACACCAAGAGACGCAATAGGCTGCTGCATGACAGAATGAGGGATCTTGTGTTTGTCAAATTCAACTCAAAACTGAGACAAAAGAAGGACAACAAGGATAGAGATCCACTTGAGAAACCTGTTAGTGATGTCTTAGAAGATGAAGACAATGAGTGGATCACTGGTGTTGAGCAAACAGAAATAGAAGAGGATGAGGAAGGAGGAATTGGAGGTACCTCACAAGAGGTTGTAGCTGCACCACCACCAAGGAAGAGAGGTAACCAGAGCAGGAAGAGAAAGAGACTGATTCCTACTGGTGATGATGAGTTATCTGCTTCATCTTCTGATGGAGAAAATGACACTATGATGCATTCTGATTCCATTTCTGTTTCTGATGAAGAGATGCAGTAA
- the LOC8078335 gene encoding receptor-like protein kinase 5, with product MNIQVSIPSTHTATRLSSPFTITVAMPNLLVLLLITPLLLNSISHSAKASDPELRALLTMKKDWGNPAALRSWKMSNRSSETTAASASSTHCRWAGIACTNGQVTALSFQNFNISRPIPASICSLRNLTYIDLSHNNLTGEFPAAALYGCSALRFLDLSNNIFSGVLPTDINELSPWMEHLNLSSNGFSGSVPLAIAGFPKLKSLVLDTNSFDGSYPGAAIGNLTQLETLTLASNPFAPGSIPDEFGKLKKLQMLWMSGMNLTGGIPDTLSSLTELTTLALSDNHLHGVIPAWVWKLQKLEILYLYDNSFSGPIMSNITATNIQEIDLSTNWLTGSIPESIGNLTTLSLLYLHLNNLTGPVPSSVVLLPNLADIRLFSNLLSGPLPPALGRYSPLGNLEVSDNFLSGELSPTLCFNKKLYNIEVFNNNFSGVFPAMLAECHTVKNIKAYNNRFVGTLPRAVWSASPNLSTVMIQNNLFSGALPTEMPANIRRIDIGSNMFSGAIPTSATGLRSFMAENNQFSYGLPGDMTKLANLTVLSLAGNQISGCIPVSISALGALSYLNLSGNQITGAIPPAAIGLLPALTVLDLSNNQLEGQIPEDLNNLMHLSYLNLSSNQLVGEVPDALQARTFNAAFFGNPGLCARQDSGMPLPTCQQGGGGGGGRSSARMISNVTATISGISFISFVCVTGWFALRRRKHVTTSWKMIPFGSLSFTEQDIIGNISEENVIGRGGSGKVYRINLGSHKHGGDADDGAGHSHSTVAVKKIGKDGKPDASNDKEFEAEARSLGGLLHGNIVRLLCCISGDDTKLLVYEYMENGSLDRWLHRRHGGKRAAMSGPLDWPMRLNIAIDVARGLSYMHHGFTSPIIHRDIKCSNILLDRGFRAKIADFGLARILTKSGESEPVSAVCGTFGYIAPEYVNRAKVNEKVDVYSFGVVLLELATGRGPQDGGTESGSCLAKWASKRFNNGGSPCVGLLVDGEIQDPAYLDDMVAVFELGVTCTGEDPALRPPMSEVLHRLVQCGRNQMSTDNDIAKDVSGVDSMESIV from the exons ATGAACATTCAAGTCTCAATTCCATCGACACACACTGCTACACGCTTGTCTAGTCCATTCACAATCACAGTAGCCATGCCTAACCTTCTCGTCCTCCTCCTTATTACCCCCCTGTTGCTTAATTCCATCAGCCATTCGGCGAAGGCCAGCGACCCTGAACTCCGAGCTCTCTTGACCATGAAGAAAGATTGGGGCAACCCTGCTGCCCTCAGATCATGGAAGATGAGCAACAGAAGCAGCGAGACCACCGCTGCCTCTGCTTCGTCCACTCACTGCCGGTGGGCTGGGATTGCATGCACCAACGGCCAAGTAACCGCCCTCTCCTTCCAAAACTTCAACATAAGCCGCCCAATCCCAGCGTCCATTTGCAGCCTCAGGAACTTGACGTACATAGACCTCTCCCACAACAACCTCACCGGTGAATTCCCGGCGGCAGCACTCTATGGCTGCTCGGCGCTGCGGTTCCTCGACCTGTCGAACAACATCTTCTCCGGCGTCCTCCCGACTGACATCAACGAGCTGTCTCCGTGGATGGAGCACCTCAACCTGTCAAGCAACGGTTTCAGCGGGAGTGTGCCGTTGGCAATCGCCGGGTTCCCGAAGCTCAAGTCGTTGGTCCTCGACACCAATAGCTTCGATGGGAGCTACCCGGGTGCCGCCATCGGCAACCTCACGCAGCTCGAGACGCTAACCCTGGCAAGTAACCCCTTCGCGCCAGGCTCCATCCCTGACGAGTTTGGCAAGTTGAAGAAGCTGCAGATGCTGTGGATGTCAGGGATGAACCTGACTGGTGGCATCCCTGACACACTCTCCTCGCTCACTGAGCTGACGACGTTGGCTTTGTCCGACAATCATCTTCACGGTGTAATTCCGGCGTGGGTTTGGAAGCTTCAGAAGCTTGAGATCCTGTACCTTTATGACAACAGCTTCAGTGGTCCAATTATGTCAAATATCACCGCCACGAACATTCAAGAGATCGACCTTTCCACCAACTGGCTCACCGGATCGATACCGGAGAGCATCGGCAACTTGACGACGTTGTCGTTGCTCTACCTGCACTTGAACAACCTCACCGGGCCGGTTCCGTCGAGCGTCGTGCTGCTGCCGAACCTCGCGGACATCCGACTATTCTCCAACTTGCTCTCTGGCCCCCTCCCGCCGGCGCTCGGTAGGTACTCGCCGCTGGGCAACCTAGAAGTGAGCGACAACTTCCTCTCCGGAGAGCTCTCACCCACCCTCTGCTTCAACAAGAAGCTCTACAATATCGAGGTGTTCAACAATAATTTCAGCGGCGTGTTCCCGGCTATGCTTGCGGAGTGCCACACAGTGAAGAACATAAAGGCGTACAACAACCGATTCGTCGGAACGCTCCCAAGGGCAGTATGGTCGGCGTCCCCCAACCTGAGCACCGTCATGATACAGAACAATTTGTTCAGTGGAGCTCTTCCAACTGAGATGCCCGCTAACATCAGGCGGATTGACATCGGAAGCAACATGTTCTCTGGCGCAATACCAACATCTGCCACTGGTTTGAGATCATTCATGGCGGAGAACAATCAATTCTCCTATGGGCTCCCGGGGGACATGACCAAGCTCGCCAACCTTACCGTGCTGTCTCTTGCCGGGAATCAGATTAGCGGATGCATACCAGTGTCCATCTCAGCCCTTGGGGCTCTTAGCTACCTCAATCTCAGCGGCAACCAGATAACAGGAGCGATCCCGCCAGCCGCCATTGGATTGCTCCCGGCACTCACCGTCCTTGACCTCTCAAACAACCAGCTCGAAGGCCAGATACCAGAGGACTTGAACAATCTCATGCATCTCTCGTACCTGAATCTCTCGTCCAACCAGCTCGTCGGAGAGGTGCCAGACGCACTACAGGCTCGCACGTTCAACGCCGCCTTCTTTGGCAACCCTGGCTTGTGCGCCAGACAGGACTCCGGCATGCCCCTCCCGACGTGCCaacaaggaggaggaggaggaggaggccgcagtTCTGCCAGAATGATCAGCAACGTGACTGCAACAATTTCCGGCATTTCTTTCATCAGCTTCGTTTGTGTCACGGGATGGTTTGCCCTCCGGCGGCGCAAGCATGTGACAACGTCGTGGAAGATGATACCATTCGGGTCTCTGAGTTTTACCGAGCAGGACATAATCGGCAACATTAGCGAGGAGAATGTGATCGGCAGAGGTGGGTCAGGAAAGGTGTACCGCATCAATCTAGGCAGCCACAAACATGGTGGCGACGCGGACGACGGGGCTGGTCACTCTCACTCGACGGTGGCCGTGAAGAAGATCGGCAAGGACGGCAAGCCCGACGCGAGCAACGACAAGGAGTTTGAAGCGGAGGCGAGGTCACTGGGCGGTCTCCTCCATGGCAACATCGTCAGGCTGCTCTGCTGCATCTCCGGCGACGACACGAAGCTGCTCGTGTACGAGTACATGGAGAACGGGAGCCTGGACCGGTGGCTGCACCGCCGCCACGGCGGCAAGCGCGCGGCCATGTCCGGGCCGCTGGACTGGCCGATGAGGCTGAACATCGCCATCGACGTCGCGAGGGGCCTCAGCTACATGCACCACGGCTTCACGAGCCCGATCATCCACCGCGACATCAAGTGCAGCAACATCTTGCTCGACCGTGGGTTCCGAGCCAAGATCGCTGACTTTGGGCTTGCTCGGATCCTTACCAAGTCCGGCGAGTCGGAGCCGGTGTCGGCTGTCTGCGGAACCTTCGGTTATATTGCCCCAG AGTATGTTAACAGGGCTAAGGTGAACGAGAAGGTGGACGTCTACAGCTTCGGAGTGGTGCTACTGGAGCTCGCCACAGGAAGGGGGCCACAGGACGGCGGCACGGAATCCGGCAGCTGTCTAGCGAAATGGGCGTCCAAGCGGTTCAACAACGGCGGCAGCCCGTGCGTGGGCTTGTTGGTCGACGGTGAAATTCAGGACCCTGCCTACCTGGACGACATGGTAGCCGTGTTCGAGCTCGGGGTGACCTGCACCGGCGAGGATCCGGCGTTAAGGCCGCCCATGAGCGAGGTCCTCCACCGGCTCGTCCAGTGTGGCCGGAACCAGATGTCCACTGATAACGACATTGCCAAAGACGTGAGTGGCGTTGATTCTATGGAGTCTATCGTTTAA